The following nucleotide sequence is from Anopheles stephensi strain Indian chromosome 3, UCI_ANSTEP_V1.0, whole genome shotgun sequence.
TACACTTCCAGCATCGACGATATCGAAGACAATTCTATCCTCCGCAGAGGCATCCCGGTGGCGCACAAAATTTACGGCGTAGCGAGCACCATCAACGCGGCCAATTATGTTCTATTTTTGGCACTGGAGAAGGTGCAGCAGCTAGGCCATCCGGAAGCGACGCAGGTGTACACCGAGCAGCTGCTGGAGCTGCACCGCGGCCAGGGTATGGAAATCTACTGGCGGGACAATTTTACCTGCCCAACCGAATCGGAGTACAAGCAGATGACGATCCGCAAGACGGGCGGACTGTTTATGTTGGCCATCCGGTTGATGCAACTGTTCAGCGCGAATCGGAAGGATTTCACCAAGCTGGCCGCGATACTCGGCCTGTACTTTCAAATACGGGACGATTACAGCAATCTCTGCATGAAGGAGTACTCGGAAAACAAGAGCTACTGTGAGGATCTGACCGAGGGCAAATTTAGCTTCCTCATCATACACGCGATACAGACACAGAAGTACGATAAGCAAGTTTTGCGTGAGTATTATCCCAGGGACGGCAGTTTTGGAACGCTGCCAAAAACGGCTGCCATTAGACCGGagcgaataatttatttccttccTCTTTCTGACTGGGCCTACGAACAGATATTTTACGCCAACGAACGCGCGATGTGGAGGTGAAGCGGTATTGCATTTCGCTGCTGGAAAAGTTGGGTAGTTTTCAGTACACACGTGACGTGCTTGAGGCACTCGACAAGGAGGCTCGCAAGGAGGTAGGTTGGGGGGGGGTGTTCATAATTTTAAAACCACCCGCCCTAACGTTTAAATATCGATCTGCAGGTGGAAAGTCTTGGACCGAATCCAATTATGGAGGCACTGCTGAACGATTTGCTTAGCTGGAAGCATGTGTCCGACGCGGCGGAGCAACCGTAAGCAGCGTACACACGGTATTTTGCTGGAAAAACGGATATAGAATTATGTGTGCTTCGGAAGACTAAGGAACCACGgcatcaaatctcatccgggaCAAGCAGCAGGCAGCAAATCGGCCTGATCCTGGAGAAGAAATTACGAAACGCTCTAGCGGGTGTTGAGTTGGGTGAATTGTGCGAGCGACAATAATTAGTACGACAAAGCGATTTTACAAGCATTATTTCTATGCGAAAAGCCAACACTCCGGAACACTGATTGGTAGCAGCTTAAATATTGCTTCACTACGCCAGCCGTTTGCAAAAGTGTTCCGCGATCGTAGGATAAGCCTCGTATACTAGagagaggcagagagagagagagagagagagagagagagagagagagagagagagagagagagagagtttaaAATCAGCCAAAGCTTCGCAATACTCCCGGGCGATGTAATGCTCCCGCTTAGTAATTTAATAGTTGAAGTCCTTGTTTGCCTTAGCTTTGGTACATTTTGCTTTCCCGGAAAAGTAGTAGGAGTTACTGCTTTTTTTAGCACTAGGAAATGGTAGAAAGTGCCGCATTTCTTGCGCCCTCGCACGATATGCTAGTGCTTGCGCGTAGTGCGCTAAACGTTCTGTATATAAACATAGCTTACAAATTCTCTGCTGCTCCGTTTCGTTCAGCACCGTTCGcagcaaatattttaaacctGAAGGGGCCATGGTGAAATCGTCGAGCCTGTGAAACGCCCTTAGATTTCGTGATATGTTAGCTCACTCCGATTGTGGATCTTTTTTactaattgtttattttattcatacaTCGGTGTTCTCTGCTGTTGGTGTGCTACGTGTTTGCACGGTTTAAAGGGAAACCATGGGGAAGATGCCACCCGCGGTATGCGTCTAGGCTTTGAAAGGAAAAGTACGTCGCATGGATTAATCGAATCCAGCCTTAGTTAGTTTAGCTCAGCAAGCGTTCGCTGAATCACGTATTGCGCGCATTTAAATGTATTCTGTTGCCAATTTGTATCGCGGTGAAAAAtggccaaaaaagaaaaacagcaatCCGGAACATAGATATAAATCGGCACACAAAACGTCTGCAGCGGTTAGAACGGTGCAAAGTCTTCCGGAAGAATCATCACTCTTCGTAGGTAATTAGAGTAGaagcttaaaacaaaaacaaggaaaagcacacacaaacacacacacaaaaactcagAACGCGCAATAGAATTTGTAGCATTATTTGCAGAAAAACTAAATTCGAATCGTACATGCGCTTGGCCATGCTTTAAGCCCTGTTAGCTCAAAATATGAACCTCCTAAACGCGATACTAGTCGCAGGTGTAGTGTTTTGCCCCATTTTACAACGAATGGTGATTGACAATAATGAGCcggagaaggaaaaggagcgtgtttttgaaagtaaaaatattaattcttTTGCCTAAACCCTTACCTCCCAACACATTCAGGCCATATCAACGACtcaagaaagagagagagagagagagcgagcgagcgagcgtaaTATGATGGCAGTCGTTATTGTAACTACGAGTATGAATATTCCCGTTTTTCGCTAAGATTTCTACAACTTGCGGTACGatttaaaaattacatactTAAATAATGCACTCATTCTCCCCTCAACTGCTGCCGATTGCACGCCAGCTTGGTAGCCCGGTTTTTTTGgtattattttttctcattcacATATGCCGTTCGTTACTTTCTGGCTTTCATTTTGTATATGATCAGTTGATAACGTACTGCTTTACTTCTACTTTCTCAcggttcttttcttttgttgtaaCGGCAAACTTATACGTTACATGTATTATAACTTTACTTCTaccttttttctcctctcgaTTAATACAATAATATTTGTCTACCGTTGTTCACATTAGTATTGCTTACTTACAGTTCCTTAGCCATTAGTTGAATTGCATTTTTACCACCTTCCTTCACTTCTATCACCTTTCACCTGTCCTGCTTTCCTTTCCTGTCCGTGTATTTGCCTTTTGACTAGCGGttt
It contains:
- the LOC118512687 gene encoding geranylgeranyl pyrophosphate synthase; protein product: MFNMNEFNEILDKCCDKSSQKEQDEKLLQPLNYIEQIPGKQVRMKLALAINHWLSIPMDKLAAISEIVQMLHNSSLLIDDIEDNSILRRGIPVAHKIYGVASTINAANYVLFLALEKVQQLGHPEATQVYTEQLLELHRGQGMEIYWRDNFTCPTESEYKQMTIRKTGGLFMLAIRLMQLFSANRKDFTKLAAILGLYFQIRDDYSNLCMKEYSENKSYCEDLTEGKFSFLIIHAIQTQKYDKQVLHILRQRTRDVEVKRYCISLLEKLGSFQYTRDVLEALDKEARKEVESLGPNPIMEALLNDLLSWKHVSDAAEQP